A single window of Providencia alcalifaciens DNA harbors:
- the fdxH gene encoding formate dehydrogenase subunit beta: MSMQSQDIIRRSATNSLTPAPQVRDYKEEVAKLIDVTTCIGCKACQVACSEWNDIRDKIGTNVGVYDNPTDLTAKSWTVMRFSEVEENDKFEWLIRKDGCMHCADPGCLKACPSEGAIVQYKNGIVDFQSEHCIGCGYCIAGCPFDVPRINQEDNRAYKCTLCVDRVEVGQEPACVKTCPTGAIHFGSKEDMIGMAGERVEELKTRGYANAGLYDPQGVGGTHVMYVLHHADKPQLYHGLPENPTISPTVTFWKGIWKPIAAVGFAATFAAAIFHYVGIGPNRVSKKDEEEALEDLHNAMSSDTSKSKEGEDQK; the protein is encoded by the coding sequence ATGTCAATGCAATCTCAGGACATTATTCGTCGCTCTGCCACCAATTCCCTGACGCCCGCACCTCAGGTGCGGGACTATAAGGAAGAAGTTGCAAAGCTGATTGACGTCACAACCTGTATCGGCTGTAAAGCGTGTCAGGTTGCGTGTTCCGAATGGAACGATATCCGTGACAAAATCGGAACAAACGTTGGGGTGTATGACAACCCAACGGATTTAACCGCTAAGTCATGGACAGTCATGCGCTTCTCTGAAGTGGAAGAGAACGATAAATTTGAATGGCTGATCCGTAAAGATGGCTGTATGCACTGTGCTGATCCGGGCTGCCTGAAGGCATGTCCATCAGAAGGCGCAATCGTCCAGTACAAAAACGGTATCGTGGATTTCCAATCTGAACACTGTATCGGCTGTGGTTACTGTATCGCGGGTTGCCCGTTTGACGTGCCTCGTATCAACCAAGAAGACAACCGCGCATACAAATGTACGCTGTGTGTCGACCGTGTTGAAGTCGGACAAGAGCCTGCTTGTGTGAAAACATGTCCAACTGGCGCTATCCATTTTGGTAGCAAAGAAGACATGATTGGCATGGCTGGCGAACGTGTTGAAGAGCTGAAAACTCGTGGTTATGCAAACGCAGGTTTATACGATCCACAAGGTGTGGGCGGTACGCACGTTATGTACGTATTGCACCATGCTGATAAGCCGCAGTTGTATCACGGATTACCAGAAAACCCGACCATCAGCCCAACAGTCACCTTCTGGAAAGGTATCTGGAAGCCGATTGCTGCGGTTGGTTTTGCGGCAACATTTGCGGCGGCAATTTTCCACTATGTGGGAATTGGTCCAAACCGCGTCTCCAAGAAAGATGAAGAAGAGGCTCTAGAAGATTTGCATAACGCAATGTCGTCTGACACTTCGAAATCAAAAGAAGGGGAGGATCAGAAATGA
- the fdoI gene encoding formate dehydrogenase cytochrome b556 subunit has product MMPDDNDKIIRHKPIERINHWAVVICFLFTAISGLGFFFPSLNWFMNILGTPQLSRILHPFVGTAMFLLFVFMFFRYFHHNFINKEDIKWGKNIGKVLKNEEAGDVGQYNLGQKGVYWVVTICLLALVVTGVIMWRPFFADYFPIPVYRAAILIHSLSAIGLILMIVVHAYAAIWVKGSVRAMVEGWVTRGWARKHHPRWYRELVAKEKQQKEQQEKN; this is encoded by the coding sequence ATGATGCCAGATGATAACGACAAAATTATTCGCCACAAACCGATTGAAAGGATCAATCACTGGGCGGTTGTGATTTGCTTCTTGTTCACGGCTATCAGCGGACTGGGCTTTTTCTTCCCATCGCTGAACTGGTTTATGAACATTTTAGGCACGCCACAACTGTCTCGAATTTTGCATCCATTCGTGGGTACGGCGATGTTCTTGCTGTTCGTCTTTATGTTCTTCCGTTATTTCCACCATAACTTCATTAATAAAGAAGATATCAAATGGGGAAAAAATATCGGTAAGGTACTGAAAAACGAAGAAGCTGGCGACGTAGGCCAATACAACCTCGGTCAGAAAGGGGTGTATTGGGTGGTCACTATCTGTTTACTGGCATTGGTTGTCACTGGTGTGATTATGTGGCGGCCATTCTTTGCGGACTATTTCCCAATTCCAGTGTACCGCGCAGCGATTCTTATTCACTCGCTGTCAGCCATTGGCTTGATCCTGATGATTGTTGTGCATGCGTATGCGGCAATTTGGGTCAAAGGCTCTGTGCGTGCAATGGTTGAAGGTTGGGTAACACGCGGTTGGGCGAGAAAGCACCACCCACGTTGGTACCGCGAGCTGGTTGCTAAAGAGAAACAGCAAAAAGAGCAGCAAGAGAAAAACTAA
- the fdhE gene encoding formate dehydrogenase accessory protein FdhE, giving the protein MGIRIVPKEELGQERLKEKGIGFIPPVLFPNLKSLYQRRAERLKELGVGEHPFADYLNFAAEVATAQNNAQHDNPLEMDMEAVLARSMATNTAPLDAKTFPRTDHWHKLLRSIIAELMPIVPDSVHTALENLEKASEAELEEMATALLNEQFEKVPADKSMFIWAALSVYWAQMAANIPGKARAEHGDHRHYCPVCNSMPVSSIVQIGTSQGLRYLHCTLCETEWHMVRVKCSNCEQTRDLNYWSLDDENAAVKAESCGDCGSYLKVLYQEKEAKVEAVADDLASIILDARMEEEGFARSSINPFLFPGEK; this is encoded by the coding sequence ATGGGTATTCGTATCGTCCCGAAAGAAGAATTAGGTCAAGAGAGATTAAAAGAGAAAGGCATCGGCTTTATTCCGCCTGTTTTATTCCCGAATTTAAAAAGCCTTTATCAACGACGAGCAGAAAGATTAAAAGAGTTAGGCGTTGGTGAACATCCTTTTGCAGATTATCTGAACTTCGCTGCAGAAGTGGCTACGGCGCAAAATAATGCGCAGCATGACAATCCATTAGAGATGGATATGGAGGCGGTTTTAGCGCGCTCAATGGCCACGAATACCGCACCATTAGATGCAAAAACATTCCCACGCACAGATCACTGGCACAAATTATTACGTTCAATCATCGCTGAATTGATGCCAATCGTGCCAGATTCTGTTCATACTGCCCTCGAAAACTTAGAAAAAGCATCAGAAGCTGAACTCGAAGAGATGGCAACTGCGCTGTTAAACGAACAGTTTGAAAAAGTCCCTGCGGATAAATCTATGTTCATTTGGGCGGCATTGTCTGTCTATTGGGCTCAAATGGCTGCCAATATTCCGGGTAAAGCGCGTGCAGAACACGGTGATCACCGCCATTACTGCCCAGTGTGCAACAGCATGCCAGTTTCCAGTATTGTACAAATTGGGACTAGCCAAGGTTTACGCTATTTGCACTGCACGCTGTGCGAAACAGAGTGGCACATGGTTCGTGTGAAATGCAGTAACTGCGAACAAACTCGCGACCTGAATTACTGGTCACTGGATGATGAAAATGCGGCAGTGAAAGCGGAAAGCTGTGGTGACTGCGGTAGCTATCTGAAAGTGTTATACCAAGAGAAAGAAGCCAAAGTAGAAGCGGTAGCGGATGATTTAGCTTCGATCATTTTAGATGCACGTATGGAAGAAGAAGGTTTTGCTCGTAGCAGCATTAACCCATTCTTATTCCCGGGCGAAAAATAA
- a CDS encoding YoaK family protein codes for MTSLFHFEAKSHTPFFLLLAFIGGFVDACSFVIFEVFTGHLTGNSILSMIYLAKMNIGMLLLSAISILGFFAGTFLGSWIRLKHSAIVLYRFVLGLVFLIFSSVFTIYFFIQPLYSPDLAILLISLSMGIQNGYFNKAGTVGIHSTYVTGMTTSCINAFLKNVPEDSSKKVLLLAVLSFITGGLAGGILSVNYQYVGFSAVLVLLGCALIYSFTIRD; via the coding sequence ATGACGTCATTATTCCACTTCGAAGCGAAGTCTCACACACCCTTCTTTTTATTGCTTGCCTTTATTGGCGGATTTGTCGATGCCTGCTCATTTGTCATCTTTGAGGTATTTACTGGCCATCTGACGGGAAATAGCATTTTAAGTATGATTTACCTCGCCAAAATGAATATCGGCATGTTGCTACTCTCTGCAATTTCCATATTAGGATTTTTTGCAGGAACATTTTTAGGCTCTTGGATTCGGCTCAAGCATAGCGCGATTGTGTTATACCGCTTTGTTCTAGGTCTGGTATTTTTAATATTTAGCAGTGTTTTCACTATTTATTTTTTCATCCAGCCTTTGTATTCGCCTGATTTAGCCATTTTGCTGATCAGCTTATCAATGGGCATTCAAAATGGTTATTTTAATAAGGCGGGAACGGTTGGGATCCATTCAACCTATGTCACTGGCATGACCACATCCTGCATTAATGCCTTTTTAAAAAATGTACCTGAAGATAGCAGCAAAAAAGTTTTACTCTTGGCGGTACTCTCTTTTATTACGGGGGGATTAGCTGGCGGGATTTTATCGGTGAATTACCAATATGTCGGGTTTTCTGCCGTATTAGTTCTCTTGGGATGCGCGCTAATTTACAGCTTCACAATCCGTGATTAA